In Cryptomeria japonica chromosome 5, Sugi_1.0, whole genome shotgun sequence, the genomic window TATGTCTCCATATCCGCCCtctcattgtctccctctttctatctctatttatccctctctctctcaccctcaatCTTTTTCATGTTATGCTTATTCTCTATCTCTCATTTCTATCCCTatttctccccctctccctctccttctatccctccctccttttatatctctctacttttgTCTcctctctatttttctcctttcctctccctccctctatctccccctcccATTGTCTCattgtttctatctctatttcttcctctccctcttcctctctcctatATCTCTCCCTGTCTATATAGTTAtctcttactctctctctctcaccttcaaTCTTTTCTAGGTTATATTCATTTCTCATCTCCCCTTTCTATCCCTAGATCTCCCCCTCTCTTTatccctatttctccctctcttcGTCTCTCCCTCTCTTGTTATCTCTCCCTCCTTGAGTCAAAGTTTTTTTTTAGTCATGTTTGGACCCCTCTCAcaagatgcatagttgattttaagttGTCACTTTTATATTGATACCTTGGATGCACACACAACATCATTTTTTAAATGGCTTACCAATTGATCTTACACACTAAATAATTGTATGCAAAATACACCAAAACTTTCCCTAATTGACTTTCCACACTTCTTCGGCATACCCATGCACACCAAAGTGTGATTGCTAGTATATATATAACAATAAAACTAAAAATGTGAAAAGGAGAGaacaaagaaattgaagaaaaaagaaaaacaaagccTAAGAACAAATAAATGAAAGAGGCAAAGGAAAATAATTTCTAAAAGAGTAAAATAAATGTGAATAAAAAATGTTTCAATATGTGAACATTTGCATGTATGCATGAGAAAATATGACCATAGATATACATTAACTTTTACAAAtaaatgtacacatacatatataacaTAAGCATGAACATACATCTTCATATGTGTATGTAGATAAATGTGTAGGATGCATATATGCATGCAAGAAAATATACTTTAACATATACAAATAAAGATACACACATACaacatacatgtatgcatatataagcatatacatatacatatgcatgtgtgtaAATATGTAAAAGCATAGTATACAAATATGCATGGAAGAAAAACGGTTaaagaaagaaaatatataaataaaactaaatgtaaatataaatatcaaagaatatttatataaataaaagagaaaaaatataagtagatatttttattttatttttgtgtgagagagagagagaaatgcaaGTATATATCTTTGTCTCATAAATGCATATTTATTGTTGTATATGCTTCTTTCCACTTTTAAAGTTTTGTTactctctctttccaatttctccCTTTGTTTTGTCTTGGTTCTCATGTCATTTCCCTAGTCTCACACCTACCATACATCGCCTCTACCCCTCCCACTTCCTCCTCCACTATTTAGTAGGTCTTGGTTTGCATTCTCTTATTTCTCCTCTCTAGCTCACTATCCCCAATAATAAATCATAGTATATGATCCAGAACATTGATACAAAAACATTCacataatcaaatccaaaaactttcAAATTCAATCTATAAACATGAATAAAATAAGTGATAAGTATAAATAAATGtctataacaaataaataaaagacaTTAAAAATACTCAATTTTATACGAAACTAAAATATTTACCAATCAAAACATTttacttaaaataaattaaaaaataacattatATCAAAATCTAACCTCTACACATTCTTCAATTAATGTACCCCTTATTtgggaaaatatattttatttctttacAACCTTGAAACAAACCAATCATGCTTTCGAGATTCtatctttataaaaaaaatataaccaATTTTCTAAAACGTGTTTGAAAGTTTCGGGAGCAGTTATTGTATAAAAATATTCTCCAATAAAGGAAAAAAGTTTCGGGGACAGTTTTTTAATCGTTTTTTTCTCCAATTGTATAAATAAAGTTTCGGGGGCAGTTTTGTAATTGTttttttccattaaaaaaaaaaatcgggGGCAGCACCAACGTGTTCAGTAGGCCCGCTTGAATTCAAGAAAAGTATGCAGAGAAACGACACGCAGTTAAATTTGACCGCCCAATTTAATAAATGGATTTCTGTGAAGTCATCGAAACCCACGGGCGACCAAAAAATCCATGTGACTGTAATTCTTAATTTACCGAAATCAAAAACTCTATATATTATaggattaaaaattaataaaaaatcatgATTTCTGTGATAATCCAATTTTCTGGATAGATGAGACGCACGGGGGACCGCCCAAGTCTTTGGAATCTAACTGTTGCTTGACAGCAAATTGAAATGGAATAATGTTTCTGCCTCCACTCACAGTTGTTTAATGATTTTCGACAGAGAATCGAACACATTACTTATCACCACTTTCCAGAGCGTTAGGTATGCCCATACTTTATCTATACTTTCAACTTGTCTTTAAACACCATTAATGGCTACCCATTAGCAGTACTGTCATTCTACCAGAAAATGAAGATGGGAGTGGAAGGATTCATGGTGGTGCTGTTACTACTGTATTGGGCAATCTTCAATGTTGCAGTCGAATGCCCAATTAACTTCGACTATGTTACCCAAATGTCATGGAATGCATCATCCTGTCGATCGATTCAATCTACAGAGGAACTGAAGAATTGTGGAATGGCGTTGAGAAGCATGTTGGGTGTAGGCCTCGCGCAATATCTGAGAGATGAATCGGCATTCCAACTTCCTGACAATGCCTCTGCTGCTGACTGCCTGACCAGATTCCAGCAAAAGCTGACATTTTTAGGTCTTCGACCTAATTTGGTTCAGCTCTGTTTCAACGACACATCTCAGTTTGTCTCGAATCCGAGCTCGTGTGCCGGAATACAGACCAAGAAAGACTGGATTGACAAAGTGGGAACAACTGCATTGGACACGGTATGCAAAGGAGATCTCTCTGCAATGCCTGCCTGTCATATATGCCATGACAGCGGAGAAATCGTTCACAGGCAATTGCTGGGCATGATAAAAGATGTTACAGAGGAAATAAGCACCCAATGCTACTATTTTGCGTGCCTGTATGCTATTGGAGTGATCAATGAATTCGGATCCATGAGTAGAAAATCTGCTGGGTGTATACTCCGTGTGCCATTCATGCACAGAAACCCCACATCTCACAGGCAAATCGTCTTATACGGTTTCATGGGCACCGCAATGGGCAGCATTATGCTCTGTAGCGTAGGAATGTGTTATTATTTGTGGGTGAAGATTAAAAACAGAGCCAAGCACAGACATTGGGTGGAAACGAGCAGAGGGCTTTTGAAGCCCAATACTGGGGCAGTCTGGTTCAGCTTGGAACAGATCATGGCCGCCACAAACAATTTCAGTGCCACCAATGTCATCGGTGAAGGAGGTTTTGGGACAGTGTACAGGGGAACTCTTTCCGACGGTCAACAGATCGCTGTGAAGAGAATCAGAAACTGCACTTCCGAAGGCGATTCGGAGTTCATAAACGAGGTGGAGATAATAAACAGCATCAGGCACCGTAATCTGGTTGTTCTCAGAGGTTTCTGTGTTGCTAGCGATGATACAGATGGACGCCAGAGGTTTCTGATCTATGACTACCTGGGTAATGGCAGCCTCGATGAACATATTTTCGAAGAAAGGGGTAAAAACAGGGGAGATTTGAATTGGGAGCAGAGGAAGAACATAGCAATCGGGACTGCAAAGGGCTTATGTTATTTGCATTTCGGAGTTCAGCCTGCAATTTATCACAGAGATATTAAGGCCACTAACATTCTGCTGGATGATGAAATGAACGCCTGTGTGGCGGATTTTGGGCTTGCGAGGATTACCACAGAAGGGCAATCGCACCTCACTACACGAATTGCAGGTACCCATGGCTACTTGGCCCCTGAATATGCTCTGTATGGTCAGCTTACAGATCGAAGTGATGTGTACAGTTTTGGGGTTGTTCTGTTGGAGATTATGAGTGGGAGAAAGGCTCTGGATACATCTGTGGAATCCTCATCTGATTATCTTATCACAGATTGGGCTTGGAAGCTTGTGAAGACGGGGAAAACGATTGAGATCTTAGATAAGGTAATCAGTGAGAAAGGGGCAGGGGATGTTATGGAGAGATTCGTTTTAGTGGGGATTTTGTGTGCGCATGTTATGGTTGCATTCAGACCGAGCATGGTGGAGGCTTTGAAGATGTTGGAGGGAGAAGTCGACATTCCAGAGATTCCCGACAGGCCTTTGCCTCTTCTCAATCAGGGAGCTTTTGACGATGGATACTATGACTCTTCCATCTTTTCAAATTCACAGTCTATGCAAACATTTAAGTCCTCTGGTTAAATAGTTGGAAGAATTTTTGTCagatttgtttttatttattgAATCAGATGATGTTAAAGAAGAAACTTTTCCAGGTTTTCTAATGGAttgtataataaaaataataattttttagaaTGTTTGATTAGTGTTAAAATTTGTTTAAATTatagtatatattatatatttgttttttttttcaatataattgtagtaataaaaaagGATGGAAAATAATGTAAGAAGAAAATATCGAGCaataattttgttatattgatattataattaCTTTTATTAATATCTAAGTTATTTTTGTATGTATTTAATTTGTATATGTGTATCTTTTATGTTTGGGAAAACATATTTAATGTTGAATCTTGTAAGTCTTAATTGGAgaattttagaaaataaatttcaaTCTTTCATCCTAGTGATCAAATGTAATTTCTAAGCTCTACAAGTCATTTTGGTCCTAAAATTTATTGAAATGAGCTTTACTTGGCTAAAGTAGGTTATGTAAACTATGTGCAACTCTCTAAGATCTACTATTTAAAAATGGAAATAATAAGGTTAATAGATCAAAAATTAAGACTTTTGGAAGTTATGCTCTCATTTCAACAGTGTAACAGTGTTCATGAAAATAAGTGAAATTTATAAGGGGTTATACATGTTGATCAAGAAGATTTGCTAACTTATCACATGTTATTATTAACATAATAAAGTGTCTTTGAATGATTTTATATTACTAattcaagcacacatttgtggaatgATAGCTATAGTCTCTAAATAAAAAATATGTAGACTCTAAACATTATTGATTTTAAAGTGAAGAGCATAGATTAAGAAACAAAATATTTCATCTACTTAAGCTAAACAaacttaaaaaagaaaaaagaaaaaaatatatattaaaggaTATAAAAAATAACGGAAAAAATTAGTATAGCAATAAACATCAAAATTGTTGTAATAGTTGTTCTCTTTTATTAATGATTGGATTTTACacatacaaattatatatatatatatatatatatatatatatatatatatatatatatatatatatatatatatatatatatatatatatatatatattttttattttttttttatttttattttttttcttttttaaaataggTCACAATCTTACTAGTATAGAACATCCAAAACAAAACAACCGCAAGAGAAAATAACACAGTTAGCTCGAAAAAGATTATGTATTTTGTTAAGATGCTACCAACATAGGGAATAAATGAAGCGACGAGGAGGCCCAAAAGACTAGCTGAAAAACCAAATATTTTGTTTCTTCATCTATGTTCTtcactttaaattaaataattggtAATAAATAAAGAATATCTAGTCTCTAAACATTATTGGCGGggggtgttggcatatgtgcagaatatgttgacatgatgatattgtgttgtcattgatgtcaatatgttgaaagagaactggtaatatgctgaagagtgaaccggtaacatgatgaagagtgaacaggattattgaagttaagcaactgacaaagagaaccggtatgatgttgtgaaccggaaccggtatgttggaacgagaattggtatatggaatgttttgtatctaaggattcatatggcataactaccagttggtagtctcagcttcagggtttctggttgaagtgtttcgagcttgtgtgtttcaactgatggcattgtgtgatgagttagcattgtaatagagatcagatcgtgttgccatgtcagcctcgtgcacgtgaaggatcttgcatgaaggagattgatcctatctacctcgggaatgtgcgaagtctctgcaaacgatggagaacgcatgatgggttatcacctccaaggaacggtgaagaacaaacgatggagaatgtcttgagatctgttcaagaccgttgtattcaaatgcatagtgttcaatggtcaggattgaaccgactaaatttctcaacctaagtgtttagggtttagggtttatgctaccaacctatttgtttcctataaggtcaatgtgatgtttcatgttgaggttgttggcaaatgttgtgtgtgtatctatgtgcagagatacgtgattcttgccagaccagttgagaggattgatacctgcatagtgtgtgtgcagaaggaaggaactaaagcagatctactttggcattgagtgttattaccagatcattgtaatacctgttgatctctaatcacttcaacagttggaaaatcccttaacagggtatctttaaccagcttgttgtaaatcctttaacaaggtgactcaaagccattgagttcataaaatcctttaacaaggtaacctctaacagggtttaacccttaatcgggtattctagccatcccttaaccaagtgatccttaactggatcggttcctaatagaacctgttgtaacagtctttaatcggactaggcttctaacagagcggacttctaaagagttcaaaatagcttgtgggtattcatccccactgtggtttttcccagttgggtttccacatgaaaaatatgtgtgtcatgtgtgatgtccttttcatgtgatgctttgttgttttttgtcaagcagtgaatcatgttgatctagcaagttattatatctctaatgatagattatttgtttatgcataaggacaaagtgtaaatgagggagtaggttgtatgaaaagctaagaagattgactggttcatgtctttcacagttgtactgtgtttaaccggtagtagtctggtttggaccggtgttagggattgccagtagtttacagtctgcaatcaaaccggttcaggaaaagtttttgtgcctatactaattcaccccccctctcagtaccggtttggtactcactattcatcattgagttattagggGGAAGATGGATATCCTACAAGGAAGGAGTTTTTCTTTCTTGAAAATACCTCAATTATTAGGTAAGACATTAAATAGGGGGTTTACATAGAAATGGTCAAAATTAAAGATCTTTTATATTTTGTGCTAGGATAAGGAATCCAATGCCCTCATTGAGTACCTATAATTGGCATCATGGTCACTTTTAACATTATGATAGATTTTATGCCATCTAGGATATGTAAGATGAGTTACATGCCATTCTTAGAGATTTGACCATGAGTACATAGGGTATTCGATTTTGCTATTATTGGAGATTGTTATTAGCATgatcttgtatggttgtcattgatgtcaaacttggttatccAAATGGATATTGGTCTTGGTATCATTTGTCAAATCTTGGTTATCTGGATGGATGCT contains:
- the LOC131027109 gene encoding probable receptor-like protein kinase At1g11050, producing the protein MKMGVEGFMVVLLLLYWAIFNVAVECPINFDYVTQMSWNASSCRSIQSTEELKNCGMALRSMLGVGLAQYLRDESAFQLPDNASAADCLTRFQQKLTFLGLRPNLVQLCFNDTSQFVSNPSSCAGIQTKKDWIDKVGTTALDTVCKGDLSAMPACHICHDSGEIVHRQLLGMIKDVTEEISTQCYYFACLYAIGVINEFGSMSRKSAGCILRVPFMHRNPTSHRQIVLYGFMGTAMGSIMLCSVGMCYYLWVKIKNRAKHRHWVETSRGLLKPNTGAVWFSLEQIMAATNNFSATNVIGEGGFGTVYRGTLSDGQQIAVKRIRNCTSEGDSEFINEVEIINSIRHRNLVVLRGFCVASDDTDGRQRFLIYDYLGNGSLDEHIFEERGKNRGDLNWEQRKNIAIGTAKGLCYLHFGVQPAIYHRDIKATNILLDDEMNACVADFGLARITTEGQSHLTTRIAGTHGYLAPEYALYGQLTDRSDVYSFGVVLLEIMSGRKALDTSVESSSDYLITDWAWKLVKTGKTIEILDKVISEKGAGDVMERFVLVGILCAHVMVAFRPSMVEALKMLEGEVDIPEIPDRPLPLLNQGAFDDGYYDSSIFSNSQSMQTFKSSG